DNA sequence from the Aestuariibius sp. HNIBRBA575 genome:
GTGTTTGATCTGGATTTGCGCCGCCCGGCGATGCACCGATTGCTGGGGCAGCAACCTGCCTCGGATCTGGGACAGGTGATCACCGGGCAGGTGCCTTTGCAGGACAATGTCCAACGGTATGGGGCCAATCTGGCCTTTGGCTTGAACCGGGGCCCTGTGTCACAATCGTCTGAATTGCTGCAAAGCCATCAGATGGAAACCTTTCTCAGCGAAACGGAGCAGGCCTATGAACCTGACCTGATGCTGTTTGATATGCCGCCGTTTCTGGTGGTGGATGATGCGCTGGGGTTTTTGCGTCACATTGATGGGGTGATTTTGGTGGTCGAAGCCGAACATACCCCGCCCAGCCAGATCGAAAAAATCGAAGAACGGCTGGTGGGGTTGACCAATCTGGTGGGGGTTGTGCTGAACAAATGCAATTTCCCCGAAGATGGGGATCGCAGCAAGTACGGCTATTCCTACGGTTATTCCTGATCGCTATTTATATTCGATCAGCCCGGCGGGACGGTTCAGCAACCGGCGCAGGTGAAATTCCAGCACACCCTGCCCTTCGGCGAATTTCGCCAATGTCAGCAATATCGCGGTTTGCCACCCCAGTTTGGTGAACCCGTCCCGTCGTGCCATGCGCAGGATTTGGGCGGGATAGACCCAGATCAGCATCAACGCCCAAGGGCTGATCAAACTCAAAAATACGATCAGCGCCGGTATCCCCAGCCCCCATAGGGCCGAACGTTTTGTTTCGCTGACAAAGTGTTTTTCAGGCGGGGATCCGTGCAAAAAGGCCCCTTCGGCAAAGGCATGACCGGATCGCCGGGCGCGTTTCCAATATTGTGAAAACCGGGTCATGGCCGCGTCATGCAGCGCCATTTCCACATCGATCCGCCAGATTTTCCACCCTTTGGCACGCAGACGCACACACATTTCAGGCTCTTCGCCTGCAATCAAACCGGGATTATAGCCGCCCACCTGTTGCACAGCGTCAAAACGCATCAAGGCATCGCCGCCACAGGCGCGGGCCTGCCCGATAGGCGTGTCCCATTCCCGATCACATTGCGCGTTATAGAGGGATGCGTCGGGAAACCGTTCCCGCCGCCGCCCACAGACCACGGCGATATCAGGATGGGCGATCAGATGGGCCTTGGCTTGATCCAGCCAACCGCCCTGCAATTCGCAATCCCCGTCCAGAAATTGGACAAATTCAGGTGGATTAGAGCCTGAAAGCTGCGCAATGCCCGCATTGCGCGCCCGGGCTGCGGTGAATTTTTGGCGCATGTCCAACGCCACAACTTCGACGCCGCGCCCCTGTGCCATTTCCACGGATCCATCAGTTGATCCGCTGTCCACATACACAATCCTGTCAAACCCGCGCAGGGATGTCAGACATTGCACCAAACGATCGCCTTCGTTGCGGCCAATCACGATGGCGGCGATGCTTATAGGGGCGGAATGCATCAGGATGGATCCGGGTAGATGCCGGAGAGCTCTGGGCGATCTGGGAACATTCTAAGCAGTTTTTGGCGATCCGCGCGAAATGTTGTGATCAGATTGTTGCGCATCGGAAGGGGTAGGCTGGGTCGATTTTGAATCTGACGTTTGGCCTTCACAACATCGCGCAGGCTTTGGGGGACAAGGCTGCGGCGCAACCAGGTTGCGACCGGGTTGCCGATCAACAACCGATCCAGTGGGCGTTTACGGATACGTTCGCTGGACACGTTTACTCGGGCTTGATCATTTTGCCAGGCCAAATCAGGTCGTTGTAGGAACTGGCCCACCTGCATTAGCATCGCTTGGGGATCTGTTTTGAGTTGTGCCATGTTAAGGATTAGAATGTTATCTGAGCCATAGGCATCCACCCAAGGAGAAATTTGGGTCCCATATTCACTATAAGCCTGTAACTCCGGATGGCGCGTGACAGCCTGTTCAATCGGACCCTGCATGACACCTTGAGTCCATTCGTGAATATAATGGGAGATCAGGCGTTCAATTGGATCACGTAGGATATAAATCAGTTTTGGGGTCGCGCCACTGGCCAACAAGCGTGGAAGTGTCTCTGGATAGGTTGGCAGCTTGGTGTAGTGTGTGCTGGCTTCGCCACATAGATCACCGGTCTGGGCGGTTGAATAGAGCGATTGATACCAGTCGTGCCCCCGGGAAAATTCGGCATCATCAGAAAAGAAATTGGGTTCCTTTGGGGTGGTCATGAACAGACCTTCTTGAGCGCTAAGCTGCGCGGCAAGTGTTGAAGTGCCACATTTCATGGCACCAATGATGATGAAGTCGGGGAGAGAGGGAGGCTGATTCATACTATTTACTCGGGTGCGCGAGAGGCCCCAAGTGGGGAGCTGAAATTGGTCCAGATATCACGCCATTCAGCTTGGTGCGCTTTGGGAGGGGTACGCGCTAAGAGGAGCCGGGCCCAGGCAATGCCCCGCCCCATACTCCACGCAATATTGGCCGCCAACAATCCCAGATGA
Encoded proteins:
- a CDS encoding CpsD/CapB family tyrosine-protein kinase is translated as MEKLQRALEKARASRQGQTEAGPVTQPRSSALRAGHPAPVAPSGNADVWDSLPRMNVDLKTLAKNRIIAQDGVAEAGSYDLLRTRLRDEVQRKKYKRIAITSPAPNAGKSTTLTNLAFALGRLPFQRTMVFDLDLRRPAMHRLLGQQPASDLGQVITGQVPLQDNVQRYGANLAFGLNRGPVSQSSELLQSHQMETFLSETEQAYEPDLMLFDMPPFLVVDDALGFLRHIDGVILVVEAEHTPPSQIEKIEERLVGLTNLVGVVLNKCNFPEDGDRSKYGYSYGYS
- a CDS encoding glycosyltransferase family 2 protein, translated to MHSAPISIAAIVIGRNEGDRLVQCLTSLRGFDRIVYVDSGSTDGSVEMAQGRGVEVVALDMRQKFTAARARNAGIAQLSGSNPPEFVQFLDGDCELQGGWLDQAKAHLIAHPDIAVVCGRRRERFPDASLYNAQCDREWDTPIGQARACGGDALMRFDAVQQVGGYNPGLIAGEEPEMCVRLRAKGWKIWRIDVEMALHDAAMTRFSQYWKRARRSGHAFAEGAFLHGSPPEKHFVSETKRSALWGLGIPALIVFLSLISPWALMLIWVYPAQILRMARRDGFTKLGWQTAILLTLAKFAEGQGVLEFHLRRLLNRPAGLIEYK
- a CDS encoding sulfotransferase domain-containing protein; translation: MNQPPSLPDFIIIGAMKCGTSTLAAQLSAQEGLFMTTPKEPNFFSDDAEFSRGHDWYQSLYSTAQTGDLCGEASTHYTKLPTYPETLPRLLASGATPKLIYILRDPIERLISHYIHEWTQGVMQGPIEQAVTRHPELQAYSEYGTQISPWVDAYGSDNILILNMAQLKTDPQAMLMQVGQFLQRPDLAWQNDQARVNVSSERIRKRPLDRLLIGNPVATWLRRSLVPQSLRDVVKAKRQIQNRPSLPLPMRNNLITTFRADRQKLLRMFPDRPELSGIYPDPS